From a single Phycisphaeraceae bacterium genomic region:
- a CDS encoding MoxR family ATPase — MANNLNIEDAEVLAQAAEFQKAYAGVKQQIAKVIVGQQEIIDGVLTCLFVGGHALLEGVPGLGKTLLIRSLSQALSLKFSRVQFTPDLMPADITGTTIVLETQAADGRTTGREFRFQPGPIFAQIVLADEINRATPKTQSAMLEAMQEKSVTVGGKTHLMEQPFFVMATQNPIEQEGTYPLPEAQLDRFFYKLSVGYASREEMHTILNRTTGGESPRIDPVLDGPTILRFQQIVRRVIIAPHVQDYAVRCVMATHPDGELASSLAKQFLRFGASPRAAQSLVLGSKVQALLEGRTHVSVDDIKKVILPAMRHRILLNFEGQAEGMTTDMILNDIVDHLKVEALAK; from the coding sequence ATGGCTAACAACCTCAACATTGAAGACGCCGAGGTTCTGGCACAGGCAGCAGAGTTTCAGAAAGCCTACGCTGGCGTGAAACAACAGATTGCGAAAGTTATCGTCGGCCAGCAGGAGATCATCGACGGAGTACTGACCTGCCTGTTTGTTGGCGGACACGCGCTGCTTGAAGGTGTACCCGGTCTGGGCAAGACGCTTTTAATTCGCAGCCTGAGTCAGGCTCTGTCGCTTAAATTCAGCCGTGTGCAGTTTACGCCTGATCTCATGCCCGCGGATATTACGGGTACCACGATTGTGCTCGAAACTCAGGCGGCCGACGGCCGAACGACCGGGCGTGAATTCCGCTTCCAACCCGGCCCTATCTTCGCGCAAATTGTGCTTGCCGATGAAATCAACCGAGCCACACCTAAAACTCAAAGCGCAATGCTCGAGGCTATGCAGGAAAAAAGCGTGACGGTTGGCGGCAAGACGCACCTTATGGAGCAGCCATTTTTCGTCATGGCTACACAAAATCCGATCGAGCAGGAGGGTACCTATCCGCTCCCGGAGGCGCAGCTTGATCGATTTTTTTACAAGCTTTCCGTTGGTTACGCTTCGCGCGAAGAGATGCACACGATTTTGAACCGAACAACAGGAGGCGAGTCCCCGCGTATTGATCCCGTACTCGACGGCCCGACGATCCTGCGATTCCAGCAGATTGTCCGTCGCGTCATCATTGCTCCACATGTGCAGGATTACGCGGTACGTTGCGTGATGGCAACGCATCCGGATGGGGAATTAGCGTCGAGCCTCGCAAAGCAGTTTCTTCGCTTCGGGGCATCGCCTCGTGCAGCTCAATCGCTGGTCCTCGGCAGCAAGGTTCAGGCATTGCTTGAAGGTCGTACTCACGTCAGTGTGGATGACATCAAAAAAGTCATCCTTCCCGCGATGCGGCATCGTATTTTGCTGAACTTCGAAGGACAGGCGGAAGGCATGACGACGGACATGATCCTCAATGACATCGTGGACCATCTGAAAGTGGAAGCGTTGGCGAAGTGA
- a CDS encoding DUF58 domain-containing protein gives MGIRLVTRLSSSTLLDPVFMHRLDRLDVLSRKVLLGKLKGERRSKRRGQSVEFADYRNYVIGDDLRRIDWNLYARLDKLFLRLFMEEEDLSLSILFDMSRSMDFGDPGKLDYQKRLVAALGYIGLVNYNRVHLFAFAEGVVGHLPNLRGRRPIPQMLDFLMMQVPSDRPGNLAAATKRFALTQMQKGIVVLVSDFFDKGDLATALRYLAGDRYDGYVIQLLSPQEIDPAKGGVVGDVRLFDIEDGDEAEVSMSSELLKRYKVNLQAYCNHVRNMCVRRDIAYLFSDTSVPFDTLILKYLRERGLLG, from the coding sequence TTGGGCATCAGACTTGTGACACGGCTATCTTCTTCAACCCTGCTTGATCCCGTCTTTATGCATCGGCTTGACCGCTTGGATGTGCTGTCCCGCAAGGTTCTTCTGGGAAAACTCAAGGGCGAACGACGTAGCAAAAGACGGGGACAATCTGTCGAATTTGCTGACTATCGAAACTATGTCATTGGCGATGATCTACGCCGTATTGATTGGAATCTGTACGCCCGGCTCGACAAGCTCTTCCTGCGGCTTTTCATGGAGGAGGAAGATCTTTCGCTATCCATTCTCTTTGATATGTCGCGGTCGATGGATTTTGGCGATCCTGGAAAACTTGACTATCAAAAACGGCTCGTGGCAGCCTTGGGATACATTGGCTTAGTGAACTACAACCGGGTGCACCTTTTTGCTTTCGCAGAAGGCGTGGTTGGCCACCTACCCAATCTGCGAGGGCGCAGACCGATCCCTCAGATGCTTGATTTTCTGATGATGCAGGTACCCAGTGATCGCCCAGGCAACCTCGCCGCTGCCACAAAACGCTTTGCTCTTACACAGATGCAGAAGGGGATTGTTGTTCTGGTCAGTGACTTTTTCGATAAGGGTGATTTAGCAACTGCGCTGCGCTATCTCGCAGGTGACCGTTACGACGGTTATGTGATTCAGCTTCTATCGCCGCAGGAAATAGACCCCGCCAAAGGGGGAGTTGTTGGTGATGTTCGGCTATTTGATATTGAGGACGGTGACGAGGCTGAGGTATCAATGAGTTCCGAGCTTCTCAAGCGTTACAAAGTCAATCTCCAAGCCTACTGTAACCACGTGCGAAATATGTGCGTACGGCGGGACATTGCATACCTGTTCAGTGATACGTCCGTGCCATTTGATACGTTGATCTTGAAGTACTTGCGTGAACGCGGCCTACTGGGATGA
- a CDS encoding mandelate racemase/muconate lactonizing enzyme family protein: MKITKVEAIYLRLPVVTTDCDGTQDDLVVLVHTDAGITGIGEVDSAPTVAKAVIEAPMSHAIANGLANVLVGEDPRDIHRLWDKMYRASIYYGRFGPAIHAISGVDIALWDILGKVTGQPVYRLLGGAYQQKLRAYASILFGSTPEETHAIGKRWANAGFTAVKFGWGPFGTDARLDEQHAAAARSALGPDRDFMIDVGCAWNWKTAVLREQMLRQFNPFWIEEPLLADDYSGYGKLSESSPTRIAAGEGESNPPFFERLMREGGIDIVQPDVARCGGLTAAMRIADIARGLGRGVCNHAYKTGISVAASIHFMAAIQNGVILEYCVEEGPLRQETTRERFPVVNGYVDVPQSPGLGVTLNMATIEKYRQS, encoded by the coding sequence ATGAAAATTACAAAAGTTGAAGCTATTTATCTCCGTCTGCCGGTGGTCACCACAGACTGTGACGGTACGCAGGACGACCTTGTAGTGCTTGTACATACGGATGCAGGCATTACCGGAATCGGCGAGGTGGATTCCGCGCCGACGGTCGCCAAGGCGGTTATTGAAGCACCCATGAGTCACGCCATCGCCAACGGTCTGGCCAATGTGCTGGTGGGTGAAGATCCTCGTGATATACACCGGCTATGGGACAAGATGTATCGCGCCTCGATCTATTACGGACGATTTGGTCCGGCGATCCACGCGATCTCCGGCGTGGACATTGCCTTATGGGATATACTCGGCAAGGTCACCGGCCAGCCGGTCTATCGTCTGCTTGGTGGGGCGTATCAACAAAAGCTCCGCGCCTATGCGTCGATCCTCTTTGGTAGCACACCGGAAGAAACACACGCGATCGGTAAACGATGGGCGAATGCAGGGTTCACAGCGGTGAAGTTCGGCTGGGGGCCATTTGGTACTGACGCCAGGCTTGATGAACAGCATGCCGCCGCTGCACGATCAGCGCTTGGACCGGACCGTGATTTCATGATTGATGTCGGTTGTGCGTGGAACTGGAAAACAGCCGTCCTGCGAGAGCAGATGCTGCGGCAATTCAATCCGTTCTGGATTGAAGAACCTCTTCTGGCTGACGATTACTCAGGTTATGGAAAACTCAGCGAAAGTTCACCGACACGGATCGCGGCAGGTGAAGGCGAATCAAATCCTCCTTTTTTTGAACGGTTAATGCGCGAAGGCGGCATTGATATTGTCCAACCGGATGTTGCGCGTTGCGGTGGATTGACCGCCGCCATGCGAATCGCCGATATCGCGCGAGGATTGGGGCGAGGGGTATGCAATCATGCATATAAAACGGGGATCAGTGTCGCAGCGAGTATCCATTTTATGGCGGCAATTCAAAACGGCGTAATACTCGAATATTGTGTTGAAGAGGGCCCGCTTCGTCAGGAGACCACCAGGGAGAGATTCCCTGTAGTGAATGGATACGTAGATGTTCCACAATCTCCAGGCCTCGGCGTGACACTGAATATGGCGACAATCGAAAAGTATCGGCAGTCATAG
- the dnaB gene encoding replicative DNA helicase, with the protein MSTVPLRRSFDTNRVELGKLFDKLPPHAIEAEMALLGSMILDGLVIGEVVQILKGKEDFYKPSHAAIYQVLVDLYDKNQPIDAVHLQQMLKDRGELENVGGIKYLVELFESVPSATSAAYYARLVREKSILRKLIEAAGNVLFEAYTSSDPVDDLLDRAEQQIFDLTETKSTTDASDLHSLIQETYTRLETHDGRAISGLATGFIELDEMLSGLQSGELLILAARPSMGKTALALNIAEHIGVTSKQPVAIFSLEMSKQQLAQRLLCSRSGVDSQRLRRNMIRADDWAVLQDACGQLSDAPIFIDDTPGLTLLGLRAKARRLAQRHHIQAIFIDYLQLMSAGSRTDSREQEVSTISRGIKALAREIKVPVVCLSQLNRQTANREGHRPIMSDLRESGSIEQDADVVMMLHREDYYRRKEEGHVDDNIAELIIAKQRNGPTGTVKLHFQSATTRFNNLAGGGAP; encoded by the coding sequence ATGTCCACTGTTCCACTCCGCCGATCTTTTGACACCAATCGCGTCGAATTAGGCAAGCTTTTCGATAAGCTTCCGCCGCATGCAATTGAAGCGGAGATGGCTCTGCTGGGATCGATGATCCTTGATGGCTTGGTTATTGGTGAAGTGGTTCAGATCCTCAAAGGCAAGGAAGACTTCTATAAGCCGTCACACGCTGCGATCTACCAGGTACTCGTTGACCTTTACGACAAAAACCAGCCGATTGATGCTGTGCATCTTCAGCAGATGCTCAAAGATCGCGGTGAGTTGGAAAATGTTGGAGGAATCAAGTATCTCGTAGAGCTTTTTGAGTCTGTACCTTCCGCTACAAGTGCGGCGTATTACGCCAGACTCGTGCGTGAGAAATCTATTCTGCGGAAACTGATTGAGGCTGCAGGAAATGTTCTGTTTGAAGCGTACACGAGCAGCGATCCGGTGGATGACTTGCTGGACCGTGCGGAGCAACAAATCTTTGATCTTACTGAGACGAAATCAACGACGGATGCCAGTGATCTGCACTCACTGATTCAGGAGACTTACACCCGCCTCGAAACGCATGATGGGCGTGCGATTTCAGGACTGGCGACAGGATTTATTGAGCTTGACGAGATGCTCAGCGGCTTGCAAAGCGGTGAGTTGCTTATCCTCGCAGCGCGGCCAAGCATGGGTAAAACGGCACTCGCTCTTAATATTGCTGAACATATCGGGGTGACCAGTAAACAGCCTGTTGCCATTTTTTCTTTGGAGATGAGCAAACAGCAATTGGCTCAACGACTTCTTTGTTCACGCAGCGGCGTCGATTCGCAACGGCTGCGGCGGAACATGATCCGTGCGGACGACTGGGCAGTACTACAGGATGCCTGTGGCCAACTCAGTGATGCGCCGATTTTTATCGACGATACGCCAGGGTTGACCCTGCTGGGGTTACGCGCTAAAGCACGAAGACTTGCACAGCGGCATCATATTCAGGCGATTTTTATCGATTACCTCCAACTTATGTCCGCTGGTTCTCGTACCGATTCGCGGGAGCAGGAAGTGTCCACAATTTCGCGCGGGATCAAAGCCTTGGCGCGAGAGATAAAAGTTCCTGTGGTATGTCTCAGCCAGTTGAACCGTCAAACTGCGAATCGTGAAGGTCATCGCCCGATCATGAGCGACTTGCGAGAGTCAGGTTCGATCGAGCAGGATGCGGATGTGGTGATGATGCTTCATCGCGAAGACTATTATCGCCGCAAAGAAGAGGGACACGTGGATGATAATATTGCAGAGTTGATAATCGCCAAGCAGCGTAACGGACCGACGGGTACGGTGAAATTACATTTCCAGAGTGCGACGACACGATTCAATAATCTTGCAGGTGGCGGGGCGCCGTAA
- a CDS encoding beta-N-acetylhexosaminidase, whose amino-acid sequence MKLSYDPQRTAAPLRAAIAEIAKSGFPVSTTKGKSATLSLELAGDGPRFEVCSTQIRISGKTIPQVLRALSALRGFVETREIPPSYEEKPRLDTLGLMMDCSRNAVPLLATVKYFLSRMALMGMNLFMLYTEDTYEVPDEPHIGYLRGRYTQKELRELDDYAARLGIEMIPCIQTLAHLAQPLRWWKQYGEVTGSPDVLWIGEPKTYKLIEKLIRAASAPYRSKRIHLGMDEAKLGLGRNKPAAGKTNFDLMTDHLARVVEIATGVGLQPMIWSDMFFTIAEEHGGSIPPEVAAKLPREVQLVFWNYYQCYPKYYEDKIDVHRAMGKEPIFAPGLWTDNVWWTHTSHALLDTDAGMIAAKGRGIREAFTTLWGDDGGACNMLSALPALQHFAEHGYRDTVSNVDLTRQFRGTCGWDLDALLVGEQIDSPPTLSPTMREWAKHLGINMPEYVKDKLDIRGINFFGHNPGNYLLWNDPMVGIYDGHIEDLPLTEEYQKVTANIVDARKAGQCEKHLLEFVYRLSRVLELKADLGVRLREAYTKKNRKVLIRLSRHVLPEVLRRVKQAHEAYRAMWFELYKPNGYEVQDLRWSGLEGRLHSTKLRLDDYLQGRVKSLPELAEKRLPISDFPEGRLGYGGPAYRKIVSASVVT is encoded by the coding sequence ATGAAGCTTTCGTACGATCCTCAGAGGACTGCTGCGCCTTTACGGGCAGCTATCGCAGAGATTGCCAAGTCCGGATTCCCTGTTTCCACTACAAAAGGAAAATCCGCGACTCTTTCCTTGGAACTTGCCGGTGACGGCCCGCGTTTCGAGGTCTGCTCAACACAGATCCGCATCAGTGGCAAGACCATTCCGCAAGTCCTTCGCGCTTTATCTGCTTTACGTGGCTTTGTGGAAACGCGTGAGATCCCCCCGAGCTATGAGGAAAAACCACGGCTTGATACGCTTGGCCTGATGATGGACTGTTCCCGTAATGCAGTGCCATTGCTTGCCACGGTCAAATACTTTTTATCACGCATGGCATTGATGGGTATGAATCTGTTCATGCTCTACACAGAGGACACTTATGAGGTCCCTGACGAGCCGCACATCGGATACCTTCGCGGTCGATACACCCAGAAAGAACTGCGTGAGCTTGATGACTACGCAGCGAGACTGGGTATCGAGATGATTCCGTGTATTCAGACGCTCGCACATCTGGCGCAACCTCTGCGATGGTGGAAGCAATATGGTGAAGTGACTGGATCGCCTGATGTGCTGTGGATTGGCGAGCCTAAAACGTACAAGTTGATCGAAAAACTGATTCGGGCCGCCAGTGCCCCATATCGCTCGAAACGAATTCACCTTGGGATGGACGAGGCAAAACTTGGACTAGGCCGAAATAAGCCTGCAGCAGGTAAGACGAACTTCGATTTGATGACGGACCATCTGGCTCGTGTGGTGGAGATAGCAACCGGCGTTGGGCTCCAGCCGATGATCTGGAGTGATATGTTTTTCACCATTGCCGAGGAGCACGGCGGGAGCATTCCTCCGGAAGTGGCTGCGAAACTACCCCGCGAAGTCCAGCTCGTATTTTGGAACTACTACCAGTGTTACCCCAAATATTATGAGGACAAGATTGACGTCCATCGAGCGATGGGAAAGGAGCCTATTTTTGCTCCTGGCCTTTGGACCGACAATGTCTGGTGGACTCATACCTCACACGCACTGCTGGATACTGATGCAGGCATGATTGCCGCCAAAGGACGCGGTATTCGAGAGGCCTTCACCACGTTGTGGGGGGATGATGGTGGGGCGTGCAACATGTTGTCCGCTCTTCCTGCTCTGCAGCACTTCGCCGAACACGGCTATCGAGATACGGTTAGCAATGTGGATCTGACGCGGCAGTTCCGCGGAACGTGTGGGTGGGATTTGGATGCACTGCTCGTTGGCGAGCAAATTGATTCGCCACCCACCTTATCCCCCACGATGAGAGAGTGGGCGAAACATCTCGGCATCAACATGCCAGAGTATGTGAAAGATAAGTTGGATATACGGGGTATCAATTTCTTTGGCCACAACCCCGGCAACTACCTGCTATGGAATGATCCGATGGTGGGCATTTATGACGGCCATATTGAGGATCTGCCTCTGACCGAGGAATACCAAAAAGTCACTGCAAATATTGTCGATGCACGTAAAGCGGGCCAATGTGAAAAACACCTGCTGGAGTTCGTCTACAGGCTATCTCGTGTTTTGGAGCTCAAAGCTGATTTAGGTGTCCGTCTTCGAGAGGCATACACCAAGAAGAATCGAAAAGTTTTGATTCGACTGAGTCGTCATGTATTACCCGAAGTGCTTCGTCGCGTGAAACAAGCACATGAAGCATATCGCGCTATGTGGTTTGAGCTTTATAAACCTAACGGCTATGAGGTACAGGATCTAAGGTGGTCTGGTCTGGAGGGTCGGTTGCATTCAACCAAATTACGCCTGGATGATTACCTGCAAGGGCGGGTTAAGTCTCTGCCGGAGCTTGCTGAAAAGAGGTTACCCATCAGTGACTTTCCTGAGGGAAGATTGGGATATGGCGGGCCGGCTTATCGCAAAATCGTCAGTGCGAGCGTGGTCACGTGA
- a CDS encoding 3'(2'),5'-bisphosphate nucleotidase: protein MKLNLDREIQVAIDAVRHASQVCRSVQQRLATVEALSKKDKSPVTVADFASQAVVCSMLMKAFPDDTVVAEEGTGELRETTRTLLRGVVCDEVRKVFGGATDEEVLTWIEHGATGDGHEPRFWTLDPIDGTKGFLRGEQYAVALALLEKGKVVLGALACPNLKQGDVEGVLLVVQRGQGTRLLSLWDEKKKSKQIKVSRTEDVTTSRFCESVESGHSDQDASSQIAQRLGISSKPLRMDSQAKYAALAAGQAEIYLRLPTRADYCEKIWDHAAGMIAVEEAGGRVTDIDGNPLDFTQGKELRANRGVVATNALVHEVVVNAINL from the coding sequence ATGAAGTTGAATCTTGATCGTGAGATACAAGTTGCGATTGATGCAGTCCGACATGCGTCGCAGGTCTGCCGGAGTGTGCAGCAGCGATTGGCGACTGTTGAGGCACTTTCCAAGAAGGATAAGAGCCCGGTGACAGTTGCTGACTTCGCATCGCAGGCTGTGGTGTGTTCGATGTTGATGAAGGCATTTCCAGACGACACGGTCGTTGCGGAAGAAGGTACCGGCGAGCTTCGTGAAACGACACGGACATTACTCCGTGGAGTGGTTTGTGATGAAGTACGAAAAGTGTTTGGTGGAGCAACTGATGAGGAAGTTCTTACTTGGATTGAGCACGGTGCCACGGGTGACGGCCACGAGCCACGGTTTTGGACTCTTGATCCGATCGATGGCACGAAAGGATTCCTGCGAGGGGAACAATATGCGGTAGCTCTTGCATTGCTTGAGAAGGGCAAGGTGGTGCTCGGAGCATTGGCGTGCCCTAACCTGAAGCAAGGAGACGTTGAAGGAGTGTTGCTGGTAGTACAACGCGGACAGGGTACGCGTCTGCTCTCACTCTGGGATGAAAAGAAGAAAAGTAAACAAATCAAGGTCAGCAGGACGGAAGATGTAACAACGTCTCGGTTTTGTGAGTCCGTGGAATCCGGTCACTCGGATCAGGATGCCTCGTCACAGATTGCGCAGCGATTAGGCATTTCAAGTAAACCACTGCGGATGGATAGCCAGGCAAAATACGCAGCACTTGCGGCTGGTCAGGCTGAGATTTATCTGCGTTTACCGACTCGTGCAGACTACTGTGAAAAAATCTGGGATCATGCAGCAGGGATGATCGCAGTCGAAGAAGCAGGTGGTCGGGTTACTGACATCGACGGTAATCCGCTTGACTTTACGCAAGGTAAAGAACTGCGGGCGAATCGTGGCGTGGTCGCTACCAATGCATTAGTTCATGAAGTTGTAGTCAACGCGATCAACCTATAA
- a CDS encoding exo-alpha-sialidase, protein MKIRSLRQVTDDSNHNAFTGARFFKGSLYVSYRQGDAHVCNEGKIVVLRSRNEGVSFDNAAVIRGRFDTRDAHLYQKEDKRLFVCGFEANTTQPGVYHAGCAYTDNGLEWSPWMRYSGTGNYIMWRPEYFKGTHYCSGYREIIPGKSSEIAWFTSKDGLKWKKQRVLHAGTDQPNECNMDFAADGAVTMIVRREHRSHKPMIMRSLPPYKTWDKLEIDVPLAGPALWLTGNDIWFSGRWFITPSAAHVAIFKLEGDKPEMKIVLPSGPGFDLSYMGVAKHPHNRRRVALSYYSGHNALKDPSLDQWSHPQIYLADVIFDVPYISQWKVSEVLKLPGSLASAVPPDPSKSKIKWHQITSDQSQECGFADASHIIFGKKGIAYFVTDIEVGPVEDGFLHFGYDAPVRIWLNGKDIHTGHGKNPAIADQISLSVKFRHGRNRIAIAMDTSSGTACGVFGRFEAKG, encoded by the coding sequence ATGAAAATCCGCTCTCTCCGACAAGTCACCGATGACTCAAATCACAACGCTTTCACCGGCGCCCGCTTTTTCAAGGGTTCGCTATACGTGTCCTACCGCCAAGGTGATGCACATGTCTGTAATGAAGGAAAGATCGTGGTTCTGCGCAGCCGAAATGAAGGAGTAAGTTTCGACAACGCTGCAGTCATCCGTGGACGCTTCGATACTCGTGATGCGCATCTATATCAGAAAGAGGACAAACGGTTATTCGTCTGCGGCTTTGAAGCCAACACCACCCAACCTGGCGTATATCACGCTGGTTGCGCGTACACCGATAATGGACTTGAGTGGTCACCGTGGATGCGATACAGCGGAACCGGCAACTACATCATGTGGCGTCCTGAATATTTCAAGGGTACGCACTACTGTTCAGGTTACCGCGAGATCATCCCCGGAAAATCAAGCGAAATCGCGTGGTTTACGAGTAAAGATGGTTTGAAATGGAAGAAGCAGCGGGTTCTCCATGCCGGTACCGATCAGCCGAACGAATGCAACATGGATTTTGCAGCCGATGGCGCAGTCACCATGATTGTTAGGCGGGAACATCGCAGCCATAAGCCGATGATCATGCGTTCATTGCCGCCGTACAAGACATGGGACAAACTGGAAATTGATGTACCTCTCGCCGGTCCCGCACTGTGGCTGACAGGTAACGATATCTGGTTTTCGGGACGATGGTTCATCACGCCTTCTGCAGCCCATGTCGCGATATTTAAACTCGAAGGCGACAAACCCGAAATGAAAATTGTTCTGCCCTCAGGCCCCGGGTTTGATCTGTCGTATATGGGGGTTGCAAAGCATCCACATAACCGACGACGCGTTGCCCTCTCTTATTACTCAGGGCACAACGCTCTAAAGGATCCGTCACTTGATCAGTGGTCACATCCACAGATTTATCTCGCGGATGTAATTTTTGATGTGCCCTATATTTCTCAATGGAAAGTATCGGAGGTATTGAAACTGCCAGGCAGCCTTGCGTCTGCAGTTCCGCCCGATCCATCTAAGAGTAAAATCAAATGGCATCAAATTACCAGCGATCAATCACAGGAATGTGGTTTTGCTGATGCCAGTCACATCATATTTGGAAAAAAAGGCATCGCGTATTTCGTTACGGATATCGAGGTGGGACCAGTGGAAGATGGGTTCCTGCACTTTGGTTATGACGCGCCGGTGCGAATCTGGCTTAACGGCAAGGATATCCATACAGGACACGGCAAGAATCCTGCGATAGCGGACCAAATCTCGTTATCTGTCAAGTTTCGTCATGGACGTAACCGTATCGCCATCGCAATGGATACGAGCAGCGGCACTGCGTGTGGAGTGTTCGGAAGATTTGAAGCGAAAGGTTGA
- the gndA gene encoding NADP-dependent phosphogluconate dehydrogenase: MADFSNATADIGLIGLAVMGQNLVLNMADHGFKVAVFNRTVETMEKFVVENPDTPGGLVPCRSEEELVKAIKTPRKIVILVKAGKPVDMVIDGLLPHLDKGDIIIDGGNSLWTDTIRRERELAARGFNFVGSGVSGGEEGARFGPSLMPGGSPDAWKSLKPVWEAIAAKVDKKTGNPIEGAAPGRPVKGGVPCTAHIGPDGAGHYVKMIHNGIEYGDMQMICEAYFLLKNLLGLKPDELSKIFTEWNEGDLASFLIEITADILQQRDPMKPKRFLVDAVLDTAGQKGTGKWTSTNALDMGVPAATIAEAVFARCLSAVKDQRVAASRKLKGPAGKSKHKGKKSALIEAVRDALYCSKICSYAQGFQLMAEAQKEYKWKLNFGEIAMIWRGGCIIRARFLQKIKEAYDRDPELINLLLDPYFKKKVEKAQANWRKVVALAAEAGVACPAFMSALSYFDGYRSAVLPANLLQAQRDYFGAHTYERVDQPRGTFFHIDWPDPKRPQITIAK, translated from the coding sequence ATGGCAGACTTTTCCAACGCCACCGCAGATATCGGCCTCATCGGTCTTGCGGTAATGGGTCAGAACCTCGTCCTGAATATGGCTGATCACGGCTTCAAGGTTGCCGTATTTAATCGTACGGTTGAGACGATGGAGAAATTTGTCGTAGAGAACCCTGATACTCCGGGTGGACTGGTTCCCTGTCGTAGCGAGGAAGAACTGGTTAAGGCGATTAAGACGCCACGAAAAATAGTGATCCTGGTCAAAGCTGGCAAACCGGTTGATATGGTGATCGACGGTCTTCTGCCACACCTCGATAAAGGCGACATCATCATCGATGGCGGTAATTCACTTTGGACCGACACAATTCGCCGCGAAAGAGAACTGGCAGCACGTGGATTTAATTTTGTCGGTTCCGGTGTTTCAGGTGGTGAGGAGGGAGCACGATTCGGCCCATCGCTGATGCCGGGAGGATCGCCTGATGCGTGGAAGTCCCTCAAGCCAGTCTGGGAGGCGATTGCAGCCAAGGTGGATAAGAAAACCGGTAACCCGATCGAGGGTGCCGCGCCAGGTCGTCCGGTCAAGGGCGGCGTACCATGTACCGCTCATATTGGCCCTGATGGCGCTGGCCACTATGTAAAAATGATTCATAACGGCATTGAGTACGGCGACATGCAGATGATCTGCGAAGCCTACTTCCTGCTGAAAAACCTGCTCGGATTGAAACCCGATGAACTCTCGAAAATCTTTACCGAGTGGAACGAAGGCGATCTTGCCTCGTTCCTTATCGAGATCACGGCTGATATTCTCCAGCAACGCGATCCAATGAAACCGAAGAGGTTTCTGGTCGATGCAGTCCTCGACACCGCCGGCCAAAAAGGCACTGGTAAATGGACCAGTACAAACGCTCTCGATATGGGAGTACCCGCAGCAACCATCGCCGAAGCAGTCTTCGCACGATGTCTCAGCGCTGTAAAAGATCAGCGAGTCGCCGCAAGCCGAAAACTCAAGGGACCGGCAGGCAAGTCCAAGCACAAAGGTAAAAAGAGTGCCTTGATCGAGGCGGTTCGTGATGCGCTTTATTGCTCAAAGATCTGCTCATATGCGCAAGGCTTCCAGCTAATGGCAGAGGCTCAAAAGGAATATAAGTGGAAGCTCAATTTTGGCGAGATCGCGATGATCTGGCGAGGCGGTTGCATCATCCGCGCAAGGTTTCTTCAGAAGATCAAGGAAGCCTACGACCGCGATCCCGAGCTGATCAATCTTCTGCTTGATCCGTACTTCAAGAAGAAAGTCGAGAAAGCGCAGGCAAACTGGCGTAAGGTTGTGGCCCTGGCAGCTGAGGCTGGTGTTGCATGCCCAGCGTTCATGTCGGCCCTGTCCTACTTCGACGGATATCGCAGCGCGGTACTTCCGGCAAACCTGCTCCAGGCGCAGCGTGACTACTTCGGCGCCCACACGTATGAGCGCGTGGATCAACCGCGTGGAACTTTCTTTCACATTGATTGGCCGGACCCGAAGCGACCTCAGATTACAATTGCAAAGTAG
- a CDS encoding transposase has translation MKHWTLTSLRDKRIKIGTKVTHHSRLVVFQLAKVAVPSQLFRAILYRIDRLRLLFSSPK, from the coding sequence GTGAAGCATTGGACGCTCACGTCACTGCGGGACAAGCGGATCAAAATCGGCACGAAAGTCACTCATCATTCCCGGCTGGTGGTGTTCCAACTGGCGAAGGTCGCCGTGCCCAGTCAATTGTTCCGAGCGATTCTTTACCGCATTGACCGACTTCGTCTTCTCTTCTCATCACCGAAATGA